CAAATTTAAAGATTGCCCGGTTAGTTCAGTCGTTAGAATAtcacatattaatattaaatataaaataaaaaatattaaatattaagtcGTGAAGACGCGGGTTCAACTCCTGCACTGGgctttctatttttttttgtattaatagaCTTTTAATCAGTATTACATCATtacaatataatgaatttctagaataaattattttatgattagCGTAAATCCGTAAATCCAAACATAGAtcatgtaaaattatattaatttagagTGTGTAAAGGTTGCGTGGGATTACAAGGCGCAATCGCGTAGATAAAACGTTGTGGGTGTTACTATTATGACTctcatgtaaatatttttaacaagaaATTAGATAGATATCATGGTTTATTACTGGAAATGTCGAATATTTGaggatttaattataaaactatatcattgatatttttctattaatctAGGTTATGATTCAAAATCTCCACCTAAGATTAATACTCAAGTTATCATaagaatattgtaaattactaaataatatataaatataattacattttaaacTACAAGTATAAGCTATATTACAAGCTAAATTACAGTAAAATTTGATGTTGAAATGGTCGAATTTTTATGATGAAGTGAGGAAGATTATCCGGATCATTTTCCAGATAAATTCAAAGATctaaattattgtatataaaaaaagttatgttcttagtttaatataaaaattttaattttttaattttttgatatcttACTTaatgctattaaaaaaaattattattatacaaactaaatttaatattatattaacacaAATAAATGAAGAATTGTTCATATCATTAtagttgttattatttttgttatatgtATTGGAgggattataatttttaattggtaTGCTAGATAATTTTACTGGAGgtgtatattcttttttaacttcATACCTAAATTGAGATTATTATGTCaattactatattaattactgtatattataataaatctgaaAACCTTACCCAAGACTTCCCAATAAAAGTCTTAATTTAGGACCGATGGGACCAGTAGTATTAGTACTACCAACTGCAGACATTATTTGGCCAAGAGTTGCTGTTTTAGGGTATGTAAATAGCATTAGAAAATCACTACTATTCACATAAGTATCAAAATCTGTATGTGCAACACTTGAACCATGTTGATAAGGAATTAAACTagtttctaatataataacattattaaggATTTGTTCTCGAGTTAATTGATCACTAGGTGGTATAGTTAGAAAACCCATTGCACCATGTGTCATAGCagtattatacatatttttagcAATTGGAAATTGTGGTGAAACACTAAATTCACTAGCTATTCCATCTGTAGATGATAATGTTtctattttaaattgaaatttattgatttcatcAGCAATAGATGAAACTAATTTTCCACTtggtaataaaactaaaaatttatcagataTTAATTCAAAGAATTGAGATGATTGTAATTCATCACTTTGAGATGTAATTTCTCCTGGTGTAGGTGGTTTAGTAGTACCTCCAATAGCAGGTGTTAATGCTTTTATACCAAAATAATCATCCCACGAAGTTGTAAATCCTAAACCATGAATCATTTCATGAATTACTACATATAACATATCTGATTGTTTTTCTAACATAGGTAATGGATCCCCTTCAAACCAATAACTTGTATTTGAATTAAAAGTTGCCATAATTTCATTTGGTCCAAATTCTGGATGTTCAATCGGAAAATtcatttgtttatataaagCTTGTGgataaaatcttattttattttctttaggaTCTTGATATGGAATCATTCTAGCTGGTCCTGCTGCtcctaatattattacatcCTTATCACATTTTCCATatgttttacaaaaatctaaaaattgtGCATTAACacttataattgattttaaatttaatgttgCCGTTATAAATTTTCCTGCAGTAATAAATACTTGTTCtacttttttacataattgttTATCATCTATTAAACATTGAAAATCTACGGTAATCATATTATCTGATTTTGATGATGTTTGTCGTTTATCTTTAGAATCTTTAGAATGTATCATTGGACAATCAATCATCTTagttttttgataaaatggaCTTATATATTCTAAACATTTTTCTGATACCGTTATTTGTACTAAACATATTAATTCTAGAACAACAACGAACAAAGTTGTTGATAGAATCTtcatttcctaaaaaaaaaaatttataaaaaaattttaaaaaaaattgtaaattgatataaataataacaaacaataaacaattatgctttaaattttaaagaaaaaaatctaaattaccGTActcttatttatttagaaaaaaaaaatgaaactcgTTTTAagagttatatatatatatatatacactatataattatcatacaACTCTAATATTAGACAGGTTACACTaactaaatttagaaattattaataaacaaatcgcatatcaatgattttttttttttgaaaaaaaaaaatgtataacacaacagaaaaaattttccta
Above is a window of Rhizophagus irregularis chromosome 15, complete sequence DNA encoding:
- a CDS encoding uncharacterized protein (SECRETED:cutsite_TVS-EK; SECRETED:prob_0.6014); SECRETED:SignalP(1-24), with amino-acid sequence MKILSTTLFVVVLELICLVQITVSEKCLEYISPFYQKTKMIDCPMIHSKDSKDKRQTSSKSDNMITVDFQCLIDDKQLCKKVEQVFITAGKFITATLNLKSIISVNAQFLDFCKTYGKCDKDVIILGAAGPARMIPYQDPKENKIRFYPQALYKQMNFPIEHPEFGPNEIMATFNSNTSYWFEGDPLPMLEKQSDMLYVVIHEMIHGLGFTTSWDDYFGIKALTPAIGGTTKPPTPGEITSQSDELQSSQFFELISDKFLVLLPSGKLVSSIADEINKFQFKIETLSSTDGIASEFSVSPQFPIAKNMYNTAMTHGAMGFLTIPPSDQLTREQILNNVIILETSLIPYQHGSSVAHTDFDTYVNSSDFLMLFTYPKTATLGQIMSAVGSTNTTGPIGPKLRLLLGSLGYEVKKEYTPPVKLSSIPIKNYNPSNTYNKNNNNYNDMNNSSFICVNIILNLVCIIIIFFNSIKSLNLSGK